One window from the genome of Buchnera aphidicola (Neophyllaphis podocarpi) encodes:
- the rpsC gene encoding 30S ribosomal protein S3 yields MGQKVHPNGMRLGIIKSWNSIWFSNSKDFANNLDSDFRVRNFLMKELFKASISRIIIERPSKSIKVTIYTARPGIVIGKKGEDVEKLRINISRITGVPAQVNISEIRKPELDAKLVADNITSQLERRIMFRRAMKRAVQNAMRQGAKGIKVEISGRLGGAEIARREWYREGRVPLHTLRADIEYNFSEAHTTYGVIGVKVWIFKGEILGGMTTVKESEKKLAIKPKKPNRRHYRKYRKENT; encoded by the coding sequence ATGGGTCAAAAAGTTCATCCTAATGGTATGAGACTTGGTATTATCAAATCTTGGAATTCTATTTGGTTTTCTAATAGTAAAGATTTTGCTAATAATTTAGATAGTGATTTTAGAGTTCGTAATTTTTTAATGAAAGAATTGTTTAAAGCATCTATATCTCGTATTATAATTGAAAGACCTTCAAAAAGTATTAAAGTTACTATATATACAGCTAGACCAGGTATTGTTATTGGTAAAAAAGGAGAAGATGTAGAGAAATTAAGAATTAATATTTCTCGTATTACAGGAGTTCCAGCTCAAGTAAATATTTCAGAAATAAGAAAACCTGAATTAGATGCTAAATTAGTTGCTGATAATATTACTTCTCAACTAGAAAGACGTATTATGTTTCGTCGTGCAATGAAGAGAGCTGTACAAAATGCTATGCGTCAAGGAGCAAAAGGAATAAAAGTAGAAATTAGTGGTCGTTTAGGAGGAGCTGAAATAGCTCGTAGAGAATGGTATAGAGAAGGTAGAGTACCTTTGCATACTTTAAGGGCTGATATTGAATATAATTTTTCAGAAGCTCATACTACTTATGGAGTTATAGGAGTTAAAGTTTGGATATTTAAAGGTGAAATATTAGGTGGTATGACTACTGTAAAAGAATCAGAAAAAAAACTTGCTATTAAACCTAAAAAACCTAATCGTAGGCATTATAGGAAATATAGGAAGGAGAATACTTAA
- the rpmC gene encoding 50S ribosomal protein L29 produces MLLKEMRESKIEDLFKELISLLREQFNLNIQFSSGKLQKFHLLKKVRRNIARVKTILVEKGVKNDCK; encoded by the coding sequence ATGCTACTAAAAGAAATGAGAGAAAGTAAAATTGAAGACTTATTTAAAGAATTAATTAGTTTATTAAGAGAGCAATTTAACTTGAATATACAATTTTCATCTGGTAAATTGCAAAAATTTCATTTATTAAAAAAAGTAAGGCGCAATATTGCAAGAGTTAAGACTATATTAGTTGAAAAAGGCGTTAAAAATGATTGTAAATAA
- the rplN gene encoding 50S ribosomal protein L14 — translation MIQEQTILYIADNSGARKAMCIKVLGGSRRRYARIGDIIKVAIKEAIPRGKVKKGDVLKAVIVRTRKGIRRSDGSVIRFDSNACVILNNTNEQPIGTRIFGPVTRELRIEKFMKIISLAPEVV, via the coding sequence ATGATTCAAGAACAGACTATTTTATATATAGCTGATAATTCAGGTGCTCGTAAAGCAATGTGTATAAAAGTTTTAGGTGGATCTAGACGTCGCTATGCTAGAATAGGAGATATTATAAAAGTTGCTATTAAAGAAGCTATACCTAGAGGTAAAGTAAAAAAAGGCGATGTACTGAAAGCTGTAATAGTACGTACTAGAAAAGGTATACGTCGTTCTGATGGATCTGTGATACGTTTTGACAGCAATGCTTGTGTAATCTTAAATAATACTAATGAACAACCTATAGGAACTCGTATTTTTGGACCTGTTACAAGAGAATTAAGAATAGAAAAATTTATGAAAATAATTTCCTTGGCTCCTGAAGTAGTTTAA
- the rplX gene encoding 50S ribosomal protein L24: MSFKIRRNDKVIILTGKDKKKVGIVKVILSSKKIIVEGINLVKKHQKSNPSQNKQGGIFIKEASIDISNVAIFNDESQKSDRIGFRFENGKKVRFFKSNNKIIK, translated from the coding sequence ATGTCATTTAAAATTCGTCGTAATGATAAAGTTATTATTTTAACTGGAAAAGATAAAAAAAAGGTTGGTATTGTTAAGGTTATTTTATCTTCTAAAAAAATTATTGTTGAAGGTATAAATTTAGTTAAAAAGCATCAAAAATCTAATCCTTCACAGAATAAACAAGGTGGAATTTTCATAAAAGAAGCTAGTATAGATATTTCTAATGTTGCAATTTTTAATGATGAATCACAAAAGTCTGATCGTATAGGTTTTAGATTTGAAAACGGTAAAAAAGTTCGTTTTTTTAAATCTAATAATAAAATTATTAAATAA
- the rpsQ gene encoding 30S ribosomal protein S17, with protein MIVNKRTLNGIVISNKMHKSAVVSILRFIKHPIYKKFVKRTTKIHIHDKNNECSIGDKIEICECRPISKTKSWTLVRILEKSIF; from the coding sequence ATGATTGTAAATAAACGTACTTTAAATGGAATAGTTATTAGTAATAAAATGCATAAATCAGCTGTTGTTTCTATTTTACGTTTTATTAAACATCCAATTTATAAAAAATTTGTAAAGAGAACTACTAAAATTCATATTCATGATAAAAATAATGAATGTTCTATTGGTGATAAAATTGAAATTTGTGAATGTCGACCAATTTCTAAAACTAAATCATGGACTTTAGTTCGAATTTTAGAAAAATCAATTTTTTAA
- the rplV gene encoding 50S ribosomal protein L22, protein METFAQHCRARSSAQKVRLVANLIKGKKALRALDILTYTNKKASKFVKKVLESAIANAEHNYGIDADLLKISKILIDEGPVMKRTMPRAKGRSDRILKRTSHITIFVSNT, encoded by the coding sequence ATGGAAACTTTTGCTCAACATTGTAGAGCACGTTCGTCTGCTCAAAAAGTTAGATTAGTAGCTAATTTAATTAAAGGAAAAAAAGCATTACGTGCATTAGATATTTTGACTTATACAAATAAAAAAGCATCAAAATTTGTAAAAAAAGTTTTAGAATCTGCTATAGCTAATGCTGAACATAATTATGGTATAGATGCAGACTTATTAAAAATATCAAAAATTTTAATAGATGAAGGTCCTGTTATGAAACGTACAATGCCAAGAGCTAAAGGTAGATCAGATCGTATTTTAAAACGCACTAGTCATATTACTATATTTGTTTCTAATACGTAA
- the rplW gene encoding 50S ribosomal protein L23 → MIYEELLLKVLKGAHISEKTSTIKDNSNTFVLKVNKNSTKVQIKHAIKKIFDVDVKNVNTILSKGKIKKQGNRNIKKSNWKKAYVTLKIGQNLDFIGNS, encoded by the coding sequence ATGATTTATGAAGAACTATTATTAAAAGTATTAAAAGGTGCTCATATATCTGAAAAAACATCTACAATTAAAGATAATTCAAACACTTTTGTACTAAAAGTAAATAAAAATTCAACAAAAGTTCAAATAAAACATGCAATTAAAAAGATATTTGATGTAGATGTAAAAAATGTAAATACTATTTTATCTAAAGGAAAAATAAAAAAACAAGGTAATCGTAATATAAAAAAAAGTAATTGGAAAAAAGCTTATGTTACTTTAAAAATTGGTCAAAATTTAGATTTTATTGGTAATTCTTGA
- the rpsS gene encoding 30S ribosomal protein S19, with protein sequence MPRSLKKGPFIDVSLFNKVLKSIKNRDKKPIKTWSRRSTIFPNMVGLNILVHNGRHHIPIFITDEMVGHKLGEFATTRTYKGHVSDKKVKKIVR encoded by the coding sequence ATGCCTCGTTCTCTTAAAAAAGGTCCTTTTATTGATGTTAGTTTATTTAATAAAGTTTTAAAATCTATAAAAAATAGAGATAAAAAACCTATTAAAACATGGTCTCGTAGATCAACTATATTTCCTAATATGGTAGGTTTGAATATATTAGTTCATAATGGTCGTCATCATATACCAATATTTATTACTGATGAAATGGTTGGTCATAAATTAGGTGAATTTGCAACTACACGCACATATAAAGGTCATGTTTCTGATAAAAAAGTAAAAAAAATTGTAAGGTAA
- the rplB gene encoding 50S ribosomal protein L2: MAIVKCKPTSPGRRHLVKLVNKNLYKGKPISYLLQKCNKTGGRNNNGRITTRHIGGGHKKKYRIIDFKRCKDNISAIVERLEYDPNRSSNIALLLYKDGSRSYILAPKNIKIGSQILSGINSPIKIGNSLPIKFIPVGTIVHNVEMKPGKGGQIARSAGSSVQIIACDNFYATVRLRSGEMRKILSNCRATIGEVGNSKHMLRVLGKAGSSRWRGIRPTVRGTAMNPVDHPHGGGEGRNFGKHPVTPWGLQTKGKKTRNNKRTEKFILRHRNVK, encoded by the coding sequence ATGGCAATTGTAAAATGTAAACCTACTTCTCCTGGTCGTAGACATTTAGTTAAATTAGTTAATAAAAATCTTTATAAAGGAAAACCTATTTCTTATCTTTTACAAAAATGCAATAAAACTGGTGGTAGAAATAATAATGGTCGTATTACTACTAGACATATTGGTGGTGGTCATAAAAAAAAATATAGAATTATAGATTTTAAACGTTGTAAGGATAATATTAGTGCTATTGTAGAGAGATTAGAATATGATCCTAATAGATCTTCTAATATAGCTTTATTATTGTATAAAGATGGATCACGTAGTTATATTCTTGCTCCTAAAAATATAAAAATAGGATCTCAAATTTTATCTGGTATAAATTCTCCAATTAAAATAGGTAATTCTTTGCCTATAAAATTTATTCCAGTTGGTACAATAGTCCATAATGTTGAAATGAAGCCTGGTAAAGGCGGTCAAATTGCTCGTTCTGCTGGTAGTAGTGTTCAAATTATTGCATGCGATAATTTTTATGCAACTGTTAGATTGCGTTCTGGAGAAATGAGAAAGATTCTATCTAATTGTAGAGCTACAATAGGAGAAGTTGGTAATTCCAAACATATGTTAAGAGTTCTAGGTAAAGCGGGCTCTTCTAGATGGAGGGGTATTCGTCCTACGGTTCGTGGAACAGCTATGAATCCAGTAGATCATCCTCATGGTGGTGGAGAAGGTAGAAATTTTGGGAAACATCCAGTAACTCCATGGGGCTTACAGACAAAAGGTAAAAAAACTCGTAATAATAAGAGAACTGAAAAATTTATCTTGCGTCATCGTAATGTAAAATAA
- the rplP gene encoding 50S ribosomal protein L16, giving the protein MLQPKQTKYRKMHKGRNRGIFINSELVFGSFGLQAITRGRITARQIESARRVIARAVKRQGKIWVRIFPDKPITQKPLEVRMGKGKGNVEYWVAMVKPGKILYEIDGVSEEESKEAFKLASSKLPIKTIFLKKW; this is encoded by the coding sequence ATGTTACAACCTAAACAAACTAAATATCGAAAAATGCACAAGGGTCGTAATCGAGGTATTTTTATTAATTCAGAGCTTGTTTTTGGTTCATTTGGTCTTCAAGCTATTACTAGAGGTCGTATTACAGCTCGTCAAATAGAATCAGCAAGACGAGTAATTGCTAGAGCTGTTAAAAGACAAGGTAAAATATGGGTTCGTATATTTCCTGATAAGCCTATAACTCAAAAACCTTTAGAAGTTAGAATGGGAAAAGGAAAGGGTAATGTTGAATATTGGGTTGCCATGGTTAAACCAGGTAAAATATTATACGAAATAGATGGAGTATCTGAAGAAGAATCCAAAGAAGCCTTCAAACTAGCATCCTCTAAATTACCTATTAAAACTATTTTTTTAAAGAAATGGTGA